The following coding sequences lie in one Spirosoma sp. KUDC1026 genomic window:
- a CDS encoding phosphoribosylanthranilate isomerase — protein sequence MKIKVCGLRDTDNLKEIAALHPDFVGFIFFDKSPRYVGDDLDEEAVKSLPRSIRKVGVFVNASPEFILRMVKKFDFQYVQLHGNETPDYCRSLRNRGINIIKAFRVDESFNFSMLNNYKAQCDFFLFDAKGDQPGGNGITFDWSILSRYDNEKPFFISGGIGLDNLDQLDALKGMKLYGVDVNSQVEVEPGVKDVTKVKELINRLRPIEEEEETA from the coding sequence ATGAAAATCAAAGTATGCGGTTTGCGGGATACCGATAACTTAAAAGAAATTGCCGCCCTGCATCCTGATTTTGTTGGGTTTATTTTCTTCGACAAGTCGCCCCGGTACGTCGGCGACGATCTTGACGAAGAAGCGGTAAAGAGCCTACCCCGCTCCATTCGGAAAGTAGGCGTCTTTGTTAACGCCAGCCCAGAGTTCATTTTGCGGATGGTCAAGAAATTTGATTTTCAGTACGTACAGTTACACGGTAATGAAACCCCCGACTACTGCCGGAGCCTGCGCAACCGGGGAATTAACATCATTAAGGCATTCCGGGTCGATGAGTCGTTCAATTTCTCGATGCTGAACAACTACAAAGCCCAGTGCGATTTCTTTCTCTTCGATGCAAAAGGCGATCAGCCCGGCGGCAATGGGATTACGTTCGACTGGAGTATTTTGAGTCGGTACGACAATGAAAAACCCTTCTTCATCAGTGGCGGCATTGGTCTGGATAACCTCGATCAACTGGATGCGCTGAAAGGCATGAAACTCTACGGAGTGGATGTCAACAGTCAGGTTGAAGTTGAGCCGGGGGTTAAGGATGTGACGAAAGTGAAAGAGCTGATTAATCGTCTGCGCCCGATCGAAGAGGAAGAGGAAACAGCGTAA
- the hisIE gene encoding bifunctional phosphoribosyl-AMP cyclohydrolase/phosphoribosyl-ATP diphosphatase HisIE produces MNEINFDKSPDGLIPAVIQDAETGKVLMLGYMNREAYDKTVAENVVTFFSRSKQRLWTKGETSNNFLHVENLLVDCDGDTLLVKARPAGPTCHTGADTCFEEVNRGQGQFLNYLQGVIHDRKMNPSDKSYTASLFGRGVNKIAQKVGEEAVELVIEAKDDNDDLFKGEAADLLFHFLVLLEQKNLDLDDIVAVLKGRHAK; encoded by the coding sequence ATGAATGAGATTAACTTCGATAAATCGCCCGATGGGCTCATTCCCGCTGTCATCCAGGATGCTGAGACGGGGAAAGTGCTGATGCTGGGGTATATGAACCGGGAAGCGTACGACAAAACCGTAGCAGAAAATGTTGTTACGTTCTTCAGCCGGAGCAAGCAGCGGCTTTGGACCAAAGGTGAAACGTCCAATAATTTCCTGCACGTAGAAAATCTGCTGGTGGACTGCGATGGCGATACACTCCTGGTTAAAGCTCGCCCAGCCGGGCCAACCTGCCATACTGGTGCCGATACCTGTTTTGAGGAAGTAAATCGGGGGCAGGGCCAATTCCTGAATTACCTGCAGGGCGTTATTCACGACCGAAAAATGAATCCGTCGGATAAGTCATACACCGCTTCGCTATTCGGTCGGGGAGTGAATAAAATCGCGCAGAAAGTAGGGGAAGAAGCCGTCGAATTAGTAATTGAAGCGAAGGACGATAACGACGACCTGTTCAAAGGAGAAGCGGCCGATCTACTCTTCCACTTTTTGGTGCTTCTGGAGCAGAAAAACCTTGATCTGGATGATATTGTGGCCGTTCTGAAGGGTCGCCACGCAAAATAA
- a CDS encoding anthranilate synthase component II, with protein MKLLVLDNYDSFTYNLVYILRELGHRPDVIRNNKIALEDVAQYDKILLSPGPGIPSEAGIMQDLVTEYGPTKSILGICLGHQGIGEVYGAKLENLGDVLHGVAHQISVTDTSDPLFANVPAELKVGRYHSWTVVGDTMPADLKTTAIDEQGRVMALAHTRFDVRGLQFHPESVLTENGVTMIQNWLK; from the coding sequence ATGAAACTCCTAGTCTTAGATAATTACGATTCATTTACCTACAACCTCGTGTACATTCTGCGGGAGTTGGGGCACCGGCCGGACGTGATTCGGAACAACAAAATAGCTCTGGAAGACGTAGCCCAGTACGACAAGATCCTGCTGTCGCCAGGACCCGGAATTCCATCCGAAGCGGGTATAATGCAGGACTTGGTTACTGAATACGGCCCTACAAAGAGTATCCTGGGGATCTGTCTGGGGCACCAGGGCATTGGCGAAGTGTACGGCGCGAAACTCGAAAATCTGGGCGATGTCCTGCATGGTGTAGCGCATCAGATTAGCGTTACCGATACTTCGGACCCTTTATTCGCTAATGTTCCCGCTGAACTGAAAGTAGGTCGCTATCACTCCTGGACGGTCGTGGGCGACACGATGCCTGCGGATCTGAAAACAACTGCCATCGACGAACAGGGCCGCGTAATGGCATTAGCACACACCCGCTTCGATGTTCGCGGTTTGCAGTTTCATCCCGAATCGGTCCTCACCGAGAACGGCGTAACCATGATTCAAAACTGGCTAAAATAA
- a CDS encoding anthranilate synthase component I family protein: MQTSSPIATTYRVVSRHKRMLADIITPVSIYLRVRDRFLNSILLESSDYHGNENSFSYIAFDPVARFSYQLNETAGELTVRMPGEDEQKTTVPPAGVLTALQQFKDSFKHEKESFSFITNGLFGYFGYPAVQSFEDITLQAPVPAENQIPAAVFSVYRYVLAINHFKDELYLFEHSYLRDGDAEPESTLDYISDLITGRNYPTYSFSPTGPEQSNFTDDEFRAVIQKGKDHCQRGDVFQIVLSRRFSTPFQGDDLNVYRSLRSLNPSPYLFYFDYGNYKLFGSSPESQIVVKNRQATIYPIAGTFRRTGDDVRDAELAQKLYDDPKESAEHVMLVDLARNDLSRNCDVVNVETFKEIQYYSHVIHLVSKVVGNLTETADPLQIVAETFPAGTLSGAPKHNAMQLIDRYENISRSFYAGSIGYMGFDGEFNHAIMIRTFMSKDNTLYYQAGAGVVAKSVVESELQEVHNKLAALRMAIEQAKKI; the protein is encoded by the coding sequence ATGCAAACAAGTTCGCCAATAGCAACTACCTACCGCGTCGTCAGTCGCCACAAGCGCATGCTGGCTGACATTATTACGCCCGTCAGCATTTACCTGCGCGTCCGGGACCGCTTTCTGAACAGCATTCTGCTGGAGAGCTCCGACTACCATGGCAATGAGAACAGCTTTTCGTACATCGCATTCGACCCTGTTGCCCGCTTTTCGTACCAACTGAATGAAACTGCTGGTGAACTAACGGTGCGGATGCCCGGCGAGGATGAGCAGAAAACCACTGTTCCACCGGCCGGGGTACTCACAGCATTACAGCAGTTCAAAGACAGCTTCAAACACGAGAAAGAATCTTTCTCATTTATCACGAACGGACTGTTTGGCTATTTCGGCTACCCAGCGGTACAGAGCTTTGAAGACATTACGTTGCAGGCACCCGTTCCAGCCGAAAACCAGATTCCGGCTGCGGTCTTTTCGGTGTATCGTTACGTATTGGCGATCAACCACTTCAAGGACGAACTGTATCTGTTCGAGCACAGCTATTTGCGCGACGGCGACGCCGAACCCGAAAGCACCTTGGACTACATTAGTGATCTGATTACGGGGCGTAATTATCCAACCTATTCGTTCAGCCCAACCGGCCCCGAGCAGTCGAATTTTACGGACGACGAGTTCCGGGCGGTTATCCAAAAGGGCAAAGACCACTGCCAGCGGGGCGATGTGTTTCAGATTGTGCTGTCGCGTCGGTTCTCAACCCCTTTCCAAGGCGATGACTTGAATGTGTATCGGTCGTTACGTTCCCTGAACCCCTCACCGTATTTATTCTACTTCGATTACGGTAATTACAAACTGTTTGGCTCCTCGCCCGAATCGCAGATTGTAGTGAAGAACCGGCAGGCAACGATTTATCCGATTGCCGGTACGTTCCGGCGTACAGGAGATGATGTTCGTGACGCCGAACTTGCGCAGAAACTCTACGATGATCCGAAGGAATCGGCTGAGCACGTCATGCTGGTTGACTTAGCGCGGAACGACCTTAGCCGCAACTGCGACGTAGTGAACGTAGAGACGTTCAAGGAAATCCAGTACTACTCGCACGTCATCCACTTGGTCTCGAAAGTGGTGGGCAACCTGACCGAAACCGCCGATCCGCTTCAGATTGTTGCCGAAACGTTTCCGGCTGGTACGTTGTCGGGTGCGCCCAAGCACAACGCTATGCAACTGATCGACCGCTACGAAAATATTAGCCGGAGTTTCTACGCGGGAAGTATCGGCTATATGGGATTTGACGGTGAATTCAACCATGCCATCATGATCCGTACGTTCATGAGTAAGGATAATACGTTATACTACCAGGCTGGCGCTGGCGTTGTCGCCAAGTCGGTTGTGGAGAGCGAGCTACAGGAAGTACACAACAAACTGGCCGCCCTCCGGATGGCCATCGAACAAGCGAAAAAGATTTAA
- the trpA gene encoding tryptophan synthase subunit alpha → MTTAITQNRITDLFSQKNERLLNVYFTAGFPKLDDTMTVLRGLQAAGVDLVEIGMPYSDPVADGETIQQSNGVALDNGMSLKALFAQLADCRQEITVPILLMGYINPVLQFGIDNFCRMCQAVGVDGVILPDLPLYLYLDEYAETFRKYGILNVHLITPQTSDERIRFIDEESDGFIYMVSSASITGSVSGISDPMRGYFERIQEMNLRNPRLIGFGINNHETFDTASQYANGAIVGSAFIRHLEKQGTSPESISAFVKTIRA, encoded by the coding sequence ATGACTACAGCAATCACCCAGAATCGCATTACGGATCTTTTCTCGCAAAAGAACGAGCGATTACTGAACGTATATTTTACCGCCGGTTTCCCCAAATTAGATGACACTATGACTGTTCTGCGTGGTTTGCAGGCGGCCGGTGTTGATCTGGTAGAAATCGGTATGCCTTACTCTGATCCGGTAGCCGACGGCGAAACCATTCAGCAAAGCAATGGCGTAGCATTGGACAACGGCATGTCGTTAAAAGCGCTGTTTGCGCAGCTGGCTGACTGCCGCCAGGAAATTACGGTACCAATTCTGTTGATGGGTTATATTAACCCTGTGTTGCAGTTCGGTATCGATAACTTCTGCCGAATGTGCCAGGCCGTTGGCGTTGACGGCGTAATTCTGCCTGATCTGCCGCTGTATCTGTATCTTGATGAATACGCTGAGACTTTCCGGAAGTACGGTATTCTCAACGTCCACCTGATTACGCCACAAACCTCTGACGAACGTATTCGATTTATTGATGAAGAATCAGACGGGTTCATCTACATGGTATCGTCGGCTAGTATTACGGGTTCGGTTAGCGGGATCAGTGATCCAATGCGTGGTTACTTCGAACGTATTCAGGAAATGAACCTGCGGAACCCTCGCCTGATTGGTTTCGGTATCAATAACCACGAAACGTTCGACACCGCTAGTCAGTACGCCAATGGAGCTATCGTAGGCAGCGCATTTATTCGCCATCTGGAGAAGCAGGGAACCTCGCCCGAAAGCATTAGCGCCTTTGTTAAGACGATTCGGGCGTAG
- the trpB gene encoding tryptophan synthase subunit beta gives MQTTIEQTTSFEVSDKGFYGRFGGAFIPEMLYPNVEELRQSYLDIIAAPTFQTEFWQLLEDYVGRPTPLFLAKRLSAEFGATIYLKREDLCHTGAHKINNTIGQILVAQRLGKKRIVAETGAGQHGVATATVCALMGLECIVYMGAIDMERQKPNVDRMRMLGATVVAAKSGSQTLKDATNEAMRHWINNPIDTHYIIGSVVGPHPYPDMVARFQSVISQEVRKQLAEKTGKETPDYMVACVGGGSNAAGAFYHFLNEPSVRLVAAEAAGQGVTSGHSAATTALGKPGVLHGSRTILMQTEDGQVTEPYSISAGLDYPGIGPLHAHLFDSGRGDFYAITDDEALAAGFQLSKLEGIIPALESAHALAALSKMNLQAEDVVVLCLSGRGDKDLSTYSKHL, from the coding sequence ATGCAGACTACCATTGAACAAACAACCTCGTTTGAGGTATCCGATAAAGGTTTTTACGGCCGTTTTGGTGGGGCTTTCATTCCAGAAATGCTTTATCCAAACGTTGAAGAGCTTCGCCAGAGCTACCTGGACATTATTGCTGCCCCGACGTTTCAGACTGAGTTCTGGCAGCTGCTGGAAGATTACGTTGGCCGACCTACACCACTGTTTCTGGCTAAGCGGCTGTCAGCGGAGTTCGGGGCGACTATCTACCTGAAGCGGGAAGATCTGTGTCATACCGGTGCGCACAAGATCAACAACACGATAGGTCAGATCCTGGTCGCGCAGCGGCTTGGCAAGAAACGGATTGTAGCCGAAACCGGCGCTGGTCAGCATGGCGTTGCTACGGCAACGGTATGCGCACTGATGGGCCTGGAGTGCATCGTATACATGGGCGCCATCGATATGGAACGCCAGAAACCCAACGTTGACCGCATGCGGATGCTGGGGGCTACGGTTGTGGCTGCTAAATCTGGTAGTCAAACCCTGAAAGATGCTACCAATGAAGCCATGCGGCATTGGATCAACAATCCCATCGATACACATTACATCATTGGCTCAGTGGTTGGCCCGCACCCGTACCCGGACATGGTCGCCCGCTTTCAGTCGGTCATCTCACAGGAAGTCCGGAAGCAACTGGCTGAAAAAACGGGGAAAGAAACACCCGATTACATGGTTGCCTGTGTAGGTGGAGGAAGTAATGCCGCTGGCGCTTTCTACCATTTTCTGAATGAGCCATCCGTGCGGCTGGTAGCTGCAGAGGCCGCCGGTCAGGGCGTTACGTCAGGGCACTCGGCTGCGACGACAGCACTTGGTAAACCGGGCGTACTACATGGTAGCCGTACCATTCTGATGCAAACCGAAGATGGTCAGGTAACAGAACCCTACTCGATTTCGGCGGGGCTGGATTATCCGGGTATCGGTCCATTGCACGCGCACCTGTTCGATTCGGGTCGGGGCGACTTCTACGCCATTACTGACGACGAAGCACTGGCGGCTGGTTTTCAGTTGAGCAAATTGGAGGGTATCATTCCGGCACTCGAATCGGCACATGCGCTGGCGGCTTTGTCCAAGATGAATCTTCAGGCTGAAGACGTTGTCGTTCTCTGCCTGTCGGGCCGGGGCGACAAAGATTTGAGTACGTATTCCAAACACTTATAG
- a CDS encoding alpha/beta fold hydrolase → MKRLINGVNLNVLEQGSGALTLVFLHYFGGSALEWQAVMNQLADEYKCVAIDLRGCGDSDATETGYSVEDMADDVAALIQDLSIDQFVLVGHSMSGKVVLQLASRQPKGLRQLLLVSPSPPRPEPIPDKDRQEMLAGHGQRSAAEQTFEKITVRPVSDEVKEQIIADNLRTSTSAWNAWLTLGSKEDIADQMVSISVPAAIIVGSDDKALAPEVQPELTIPYLKNVTIETIEEAGHLLPWETPDELAAFIRKKIAG, encoded by the coding sequence ATGAAACGACTAATCAACGGCGTTAACCTAAACGTGCTGGAGCAGGGGAGCGGAGCCTTGACGCTTGTGTTTCTGCATTATTTCGGCGGATCGGCATTGGAGTGGCAGGCGGTAATGAATCAGCTTGCGGATGAATACAAGTGTGTAGCCATAGATCTGCGCGGTTGCGGTGACTCGGATGCGACGGAAACGGGTTATTCTGTAGAAGATATGGCTGATGATGTTGCTGCACTGATTCAGGATTTATCAATCGACCAATTTGTTCTGGTGGGACACTCGATGAGTGGAAAAGTTGTCCTGCAACTAGCGTCCCGGCAACCAAAAGGTTTGCGGCAACTTCTACTGGTATCGCCCTCGCCCCCGCGTCCGGAGCCCATTCCCGATAAAGACCGGCAGGAGATGCTGGCTGGTCATGGACAGCGTTCCGCGGCAGAACAGACATTCGAGAAAATCACCGTCCGTCCAGTTTCTGATGAGGTGAAAGAGCAAATTATTGCAGATAACCTACGCACGTCTACTTCGGCCTGGAACGCCTGGCTGACGTTAGGGAGTAAGGAGGACATCGCTGATCAGATGGTTTCGATTAGTGTACCGGCTGCCATTATTGTTGGGTCAGACGATAAGGCGTTGGCTCCCGAAGTTCAGCCAGAGCTGACGATTCCTTATCTGAAAAACGTAACGATAGAGACAATCGAAGAAGCTGGGCACTTGCTGCCCTGGGAGACTCCGGACGAACTGGCTGCATTCATTCGCAAAAAAATTGCTGGCTAG
- a CDS encoding phage holin family protein produces the protein MGLIIRILISAVAVYVASLFVPGVTVTGGVGTYLIVAIVLGLLNAFIKPILTILTIPITIITLGLFLLVINVLMVYLAASLVSGFAVSGFFAALFFSIIVSLVTALIDAIV, from the coding sequence ATGGGTTTAATCATACGCATTTTAATTAGCGCGGTGGCGGTTTACGTCGCCAGTCTATTTGTACCAGGCGTTACTGTAACAGGGGGTGTCGGTACGTATCTTATTGTTGCCATTGTGCTTGGTCTGCTGAACGCATTCATCAAGCCAATTCTGACGATCCTGACAATTCCCATCACGATTATAACACTGGGGCTGTTTCTGCTGGTCATCAACGTATTGATGGTTTATCTGGCAGCCTCGCTGGTCAGCGGGTTTGCCGTCAGTGGTTTCTTCGCGGCTCTATTCTTTAGTATTATCGTTTCGCTGGTGACAGCACTGATTGACGCAATTGTGTAA
- a CDS encoding type II toxin-antitoxin system VapC family toxin: protein MIYDTNLLIGHIRERTLPPATTLIPIIVVAELEAFALKADWGLQKVEFMRYLVGRHPIVDIEPAMVNRYAEIDAFSQGKLQSVPLRTSARNMGKNDIWIAATALYLDLELYTTDNDFDHLPALGLQLVKH from the coding sequence ATGATTTACGATACAAATCTTCTGATCGGTCATATACGTGAACGGACTTTACCACCAGCTACTACCCTTATTCCTATTATTGTGGTTGCCGAGTTAGAGGCTTTTGCTTTAAAGGCGGACTGGGGATTGCAAAAAGTAGAGTTCATGCGGTACTTGGTCGGACGACACCCGATAGTTGATATCGAACCAGCAATGGTTAATCGATACGCCGAAATAGACGCTTTCAGTCAGGGTAAACTTCAATCAGTTCCATTGCGCACTTCCGCCCGGAACATGGGGAAAAACGACATCTGGATTGCTGCTACCGCTTTGTATCTGGATTTAGAGCTATACACAACCGACAACGACTTTGATCATTTGCCTGCTTTAGGGCTGCAATTAGTTAAGCATTAA
- a CDS encoding acyl-CoA dehydrogenase family protein — protein sequence MTATEPKASITGGEFLIKETEASQVFIPEEFTEEQQMIAATCREFLAREILPRLDEIDTAKSPELISSLMDKAGELGLLGTSVPAEYEGFGMNFNTSMLVAEATGAGHSFSVALSAHTGIGTLPIVYYGNEEQKAKYLPKLASGEWKAAYCLTEPDSGSDANSGKTKATLSADGRHYVLNGQKMWITNGGFADVYIVFTKIIDENGQADKNLTAFIVDRSFEGITMNEPEHKMGIKGSDTRQIFFNDVQVPAENMLSERGNGFKIAVNILNIGRIKLGIAAIGGAKAVAADAIRYANERKQFKTPISQFGAIKHKLAEMAVKIYASETACYRAGQNIDDLIEDLKSKGVDDSSAKLKALEQFAIECAIMKVHGSEALDYVVDEGVQVYGGMGYSADAPMDRSYRDARINRIFEGTNEINRMLIVDMLLKRAMKGELNLMEPAMAVAKEIMSIPDFNMDEEEGIFIAEKKVLRNLKKAALMVAGAAVQKFMMNLSSEQEILMNIADMVIEIYAAESVLLRVEKLTGIKGEAAVELQTQLALVYLHEAVEKVNNAGRAAITSFADGDELRGMLMGLKRFTKIEPMNLKEARRAIADAMIAENKYIF from the coding sequence ATGACTGCGACCGAACCCAAAGCATCGATTACAGGCGGGGAGTTTCTGATTAAAGAAACCGAAGCCTCTCAAGTCTTTATTCCTGAAGAATTTACTGAAGAACAGCAAATGATTGCGGCTACCTGCCGCGAGTTTCTCGCTCGGGAAATCCTTCCCCGGCTGGACGAAATCGACACCGCCAAGTCCCCTGAGCTCATTTCCTCACTGATGGACAAAGCGGGGGAACTAGGTCTGCTGGGCACCTCTGTTCCGGCCGAATATGAGGGCTTCGGTATGAATTTCAATACGTCCATGCTGGTTGCCGAAGCTACGGGCGCGGGGCATTCATTTTCCGTTGCCTTGTCAGCCCACACGGGTATTGGTACGTTGCCAATCGTTTACTACGGCAACGAAGAACAGAAAGCAAAATACCTACCAAAGCTGGCCTCGGGCGAATGGAAAGCCGCTTACTGCCTGACAGAACCCGATTCTGGCTCGGATGCCAACTCGGGTAAAACGAAAGCGACTTTGAGCGCCGATGGTAGACACTACGTACTGAACGGTCAGAAAATGTGGATAACCAATGGTGGTTTTGCTGACGTTTACATCGTTTTTACTAAAATCATCGACGAAAATGGCCAGGCTGACAAAAATCTGACCGCATTCATTGTTGACCGGTCGTTCGAGGGCATTACCATGAACGAGCCGGAGCATAAAATGGGTATCAAAGGTTCTGATACTCGGCAGATTTTCTTCAACGATGTGCAAGTCCCCGCCGAGAATATGTTATCAGAACGGGGTAATGGTTTTAAAATAGCGGTCAACATCCTGAACATCGGTCGGATCAAACTGGGTATTGCCGCTATTGGCGGAGCTAAAGCAGTAGCCGCCGATGCCATCCGGTACGCTAACGAACGTAAGCAGTTCAAAACGCCGATCTCGCAGTTTGGTGCCATCAAGCATAAACTGGCCGAGATGGCCGTAAAAATCTACGCGTCGGAAACAGCCTGCTACCGGGCGGGTCAGAACATTGATGACCTTATTGAAGACCTGAAAAGCAAGGGCGTAGATGATTCCTCAGCCAAGCTGAAAGCGCTGGAGCAGTTTGCCATTGAATGTGCCATTATGAAGGTTCACGGCTCCGAAGCACTGGACTACGTCGTTGATGAAGGCGTTCAGGTGTACGGCGGCATGGGCTATTCCGCCGACGCACCTATGGATCGGAGCTACCGCGATGCTCGCATCAATCGAATTTTTGAAGGTACGAATGAGATCAACCGCATGCTGATCGTCGACATGCTGTTGAAGCGGGCCATGAAAGGGGAACTGAACCTGATGGAACCCGCAATGGCCGTTGCCAAGGAGATAATGTCTATCCCAGATTTCAACATGGATGAGGAGGAAGGCATTTTCATTGCGGAGAAAAAAGTCCTGCGGAACCTGAAAAAAGCGGCTTTGATGGTTGCTGGCGCAGCGGTACAGAAGTTTATGATGAATCTATCCAGTGAGCAGGAGATCCTGATGAATATCGCCGATATGGTCATCGAAATTTATGCCGCCGAGTCCGTTCTGCTACGTGTCGAAAAGCTAACGGGTATCAAAGGGGAAGCTGCCGTTGAGCTGCAAACGCAGCTAGCGCTGGTTTATCTGCACGAAGCTGTTGAAAAAGTAAATAATGCCGGACGGGCAGCGATTACTTCGTTCGCCGACGGGGACGAACTGCGGGGTATGCTGATGGGCCTCAAACGTTTCACGAAAATTGAGCCGATGAATCTTAAAGAAGCCCGTCGTGCCATCGCCGATGCCATGATTGCTGAAAATAAGTACATTTTCTAG
- the trpD gene encoding anthranilate phosphoribosyltransferase, which translates to MKEILNQLFAYKSLTKEQACQVLLGIGRGEYNAAQIASFLTVYMMRSLRLEELEGFRDAMLELCVPVDLDAYDPMDLCGTGGDGRDTFNISTLSSFVVAGAGQCVAKHGNHGVSSLVGSSTIMEYLGYSFTNDIGELQRKMETAGICFLHAPLFHPAMKNVAPIRRELGVKTFFNVLGPMINPAKPQKQLVGVFSLELARLYAYLYQQTDKRFMIVHSLDGYDEISLTGPFKLISNQREQILEPAQVGMARLTPESLAGGETLAESAKIFMNVLNDEATSAQKQAVLVNSAMALLAAGRADNRDDAVAMARESLESKRALACFKKLIE; encoded by the coding sequence ATGAAAGAAATCTTAAATCAACTTTTTGCGTATAAATCGCTGACGAAGGAGCAGGCTTGTCAGGTTCTGCTGGGTATCGGTCGGGGAGAGTACAATGCTGCGCAGATTGCTTCCTTCCTGACAGTATACATGATGCGAAGCCTTCGGCTGGAAGAGCTGGAAGGCTTCCGCGATGCAATGCTGGAGCTTTGTGTACCGGTGGATCTGGACGCTTACGACCCAATGGACCTGTGCGGGACCGGGGGCGATGGCCGCGATACGTTCAACATTTCAACGCTATCGTCTTTTGTGGTAGCGGGTGCGGGGCAGTGTGTAGCCAAACACGGTAATCACGGCGTGTCGTCGCTGGTCGGTTCGTCAACCATTATGGAGTATTTAGGCTATAGCTTTACCAATGACATTGGCGAGCTACAGCGGAAAATGGAAACGGCAGGTATCTGCTTCCTGCACGCGCCCCTGTTCCATCCGGCCATGAAGAATGTGGCGCCCATCCGGCGAGAGCTGGGCGTGAAAACATTTTTCAACGTGCTCGGCCCGATGATCAACCCGGCAAAGCCTCAAAAACAGCTCGTTGGGGTGTTCAGCCTTGAATTGGCGCGATTATATGCGTACCTTTATCAGCAAACCGACAAGCGGTTCATGATTGTTCATTCGCTTGACGGATACGATGAAATCTCGCTGACAGGACCGTTCAAACTCATTAGTAATCAGCGCGAGCAGATTCTAGAACCGGCGCAGGTAGGCATGGCACGATTGACGCCCGAATCACTGGCTGGCGGGGAAACGCTGGCCGAATCGGCGAAGATTTTCATGAACGTGCTGAACGACGAGGCTACGTCTGCTCAGAAGCAGGCCGTACTGGTCAATTCGGCGATGGCGCTGCTGGCCGCCGGGCGGGCTGATAATCGGGACGATGCTGTGGCGATGGCACGTGAGTCACTGGAAAGCAAACGGGCACTGGCTTGTTTTAAGAAGTTGATAGAATGA
- the trpC gene encoding indole-3-glycerol phosphate synthase TrpC — protein MTILDQIVAQKRLEVAQRKAEIEVATLEQMPDFKRPPISARNAVQDFRSTGIIAEFKRKSPSKGTINDSADVAQTTQGYVKAGAAVLSVLTDEPFFGGTPADLQAARQANPGTPILRKDFIIDPYQLFEAKAWGADLVLLIASCLTSEEVAEFSNLAHNLGLEVLLEVHDEEELDRSLGVNIDLVGVNNRNLKTFVTNIDTSLQLVERIPDTYAKITESGLHDAATMRQLMQAGYDGFLIGEAFMKTNDPATALASLVEAYTAAISLSI, from the coding sequence ATGACGATTTTAGACCAGATTGTCGCACAGAAGCGACTGGAAGTAGCCCAGCGAAAAGCCGAAATCGAGGTGGCTACGCTGGAACAAATGCCCGACTTTAAACGGCCCCCCATCTCTGCCCGTAACGCGGTTCAGGATTTTCGGTCAACGGGTATCATCGCCGAGTTCAAGCGCAAATCGCCATCCAAAGGTACCATCAATGATTCGGCCGACGTAGCCCAAACAACCCAGGGCTATGTAAAGGCTGGAGCTGCTGTGTTGTCCGTTTTGACGGATGAGCCGTTTTTCGGTGGTACTCCCGCCGATCTACAGGCAGCTCGACAGGCCAATCCAGGTACGCCAATTCTACGTAAAGACTTCATTATTGACCCGTATCAGTTATTTGAAGCCAAAGCCTGGGGGGCAGACTTAGTTTTACTAATTGCCTCCTGCCTTACTTCGGAGGAAGTCGCTGAGTTCAGTAACCTAGCCCATAATCTGGGACTTGAGGTGTTGCTGGAAGTGCACGACGAAGAGGAACTGGATCGGTCGCTGGGCGTTAATATTGATCTGGTTGGTGTCAACAATCGGAACCTCAAAACCTTTGTCACCAACATTGATACGTCGTTACAGCTGGTCGAGCGGATTCCTGATACGTATGCAAAAATTACCGAAAGTGGGCTCCACGATGCTGCAACAATGCGTCAGCTGATGCAGGCGGGCTACGACGGATTCCTGATCGGGGAAGCATTCATGAAAACAAATGACCCTGCGACTGCGCTAGCTAGTTTGGTCGAGGCCTATACAGCAGCTATTTCCTTGTCCATCTAA